From the Hevea brasiliensis isolate MT/VB/25A 57/8 chromosome 15, ASM3005281v1, whole genome shotgun sequence genome, one window contains:
- the LOC110665095 gene encoding UPF0496 protein At4g34320-like: protein MGGHVSKKPAEASSSINLNNNLQYTTELSSYEAACRLDEDLQSFDTSLQVRTNHVINTLAVGVEVRALSFDSLKEVTECLLEMNQEVVKVILECKKDIWKNQELFELVEEYFENSLQTLDFCTALEKCLKRARDSQLLILVAIQQFEEESEAGGNRYVKTLEGLKNFKTSGDPFTEEFFQIFQSVYRQQILMLEKLQLRKNKLDKKLKYIHAWRKVSGIIFVATFASVLICSVVAAAMAAPPVAAALAAATSIPVGSMGKWIDSLWKNYENALKGQKELISTMQVGTYVAVKDLDNIRVLINRLEIDIEALMLNAEFAIEEEAVKVAIEEIKKKLEAFMKHVEELGVQADTCSRDIRRARTVVLQRIIKHPNN from the coding sequence ATGGGAGGTCATGTGAGCAAGAAGCCAGCTGAAGCATCTTCTAGTATTAATCTAAACAACAACCTACAATATACAACTGAATTGAGCTCCTATGAGGCTGCCTGCAGGCTTGATGAGGACTTGCAATCATTTGACACCAGCCTCCAAGTTCGCACCAATCATGTTATAAATACTCTTGCTGTTGGTGTTGAGGTTCGAGCTCTTTCATTCGATTCCTTAAAAGAAGTAACTGAATGTCTATTGGAAATGAATCAAGAAGTTGTTAAAGTTATTCTGGAGTGCAAGAAAGATATATGGAAGAACCAAGAATTGTTTGAACTTGTTGAGGAATATTTTGAGAATAGCTTGCAAACTCTAGATTTCTGTACTGCACTGGAGAAGTGCTTAAAGCGTGCCCGCGATAGCCAGTTGCTTATTCTTGTGGCAATTCAACAGTTTGAAGAGGAAAGCGAGGCCGGAGGGAATAGGTATGTAAAAACCTTGGAAGGATTGAAGAATTTCAAGACATCTGGGGATCCTTTCACTGAGGAGTTTTTTCAGATCTTTCAATCTGTATATCGGCAACAGATATTGATGCTTGAGAAACTGCAACTTAGAAAGAATAAACTTGACAAGAAACTCAAGTATATTCATGCTTGGAGGAAGGTTTCAGGCATCATATTTGTTGCTACTTTTGCCTCTGTGTTGATTTGCTCAGTCGTGGCAGCAGCTATGGCTGCCCCTCCTGTTGCAGCTGCTCTTGCTGCTGCAACATCAATCCCAGTAGGGTCAATGGGGAAATGGATTGATTCACTATGGAAGAACTATGAAAATGCATTGAAGGGACAGAAGGAGTTGATTAGCACAATGCAGGTGGGCACTTACGTTGCTGTAAAAGATTTGGACAACATTCGGGTTCTCATCAATCGGTTAGAGATTGACATTGAAGCATTGATGCTAAATGCAGAATTTGCAATTGAGGAAGAAGCTGTGAAAGTTGCAATAGAGGAGATTAAGAAGAAGCTGGAAGCGTTTATGAAGCATGTTGAAGAATTGGGAGTACAAGCTGATACTTGCAGCCGAGATATTCGAAGAGCAAGGACCGTGGTTCTGCAAAGGATCATCAAACACCCCAACAACTAA
- the LOC110665094 gene encoding probable 1-acyl-sn-glycerol-3-phosphate acyltransferase 5 encodes MEVRGAVGTGDGTGERALTPLRVIRGVVCLIVLIISAFMMLVYFGFVSAVILRLFSINWSRKATSFFFGAWLALWPFLFEKINKTKVIFSGETVPAKERVLLVANHRTEVDWMYLWDLAWRKGSLGYIKYVLKSSLMKLPVFGWGFHILEFISVERRWEVDESNMRQMLSSFKDPRDPLWLALFPEGTDFTEQKCIRSQKYAAENGLPVLNNVLVPKTKGFYACLEDLRGSLDAVYDVTIGYKPRCPSLLDNVFGVNPSEVHMHIRRIALDEIPTSEEEIAAWLMKTFELKDQLLANFYLQGHFPDQGTEGDLPTLKCFVNSVAVILLISMCTFFTLCSSVWFKIYVTLVCCYLSSATYFNVRPVPLLGFLNTGRIF; translated from the exons ATGGAAGTTAGGGGAGCTGTAGGCACTGGTGATGGAACAGGGGAGCGTGCTTTGACCCCACTGAGGGTGATAAGGGGTGTTGTGTGTTTAATAGTGTTAATTATATCAGCATTTATGATGCTAGTATATTTTGGCTTTGTGAGTGCTGTCATACTGCGACTTTTCAGCATAAATTGGAGCAGGAAAGCAACATCGTTTTTCTTTGGTGCATGGCTAGCTCTATGGCCATTTCTCTTTGAAAAGATAAACAAGACCAAGGTCATTTTTTCTGGTGAAACTGTTCCTGCAAAGGAGCGTGTTTTGCTTGTCGCAAACCACAGAACTGAGGTTGACTGGATGTACTTGTGGGACCTTGCATGGCGAAAGGGTAGTTTGGGGTACATAAAATATGTCCTTAAGAGCAGTTTGATGAAATTACCTGTATTTGGTTGGGGATTCCACATTTTGGAGTTCATCTCAGTAGAGAGGAGGTGGGAAGTTGATGAATCAAACATGCGCCAAATGCTTTCAAGTTTTAAGGATCCTCGGGATCCCCTCTGGCTTGCTCTCTTCCCTGAAGGAACTGATTTcac TGAGCAGAAGTGCATAAGGAGCCAAAAATATGCAGCTGAAAATGGCTTACCTGTCCTGAACAATGTGCTGGTCCCAAAAACAAAGGGCTTCTATGCCTGCTTGGAAGATCTAAGGGGCTCTCTGGATGCAG TTTATGATGTTACCATTGGTTACAAACCACGGTGCCCATCACTATTGGACAATGTTTTTGGTGTGAACCCTTCTGAAGTTCATATGCATATAAGGCGCATAGCCCTTGATGAAATCCCAACATCTGAAGAAGAAATTGCTGCGTGGTTGATGAAGACATTCGAGCTAAAGGACCAATTACTTGCTAATTTTTATTTACAGGGCCATTTCCCTGATCAAGGTACAGAAGGGGACCTTCCAACATTGAAGTGCTTTGTAAATTCTGTGGCCGTAATACTGTTGATTAGCATGTGTACATTTTTCACTTTATGCTCATCAGTTTGGTTTAAAATTTATGTAACCTTAGTATGTTGTTATCTGTCATCTGCAACCTATTTCAATGTTCGTCCGGTGCCACTTCTTGGCTTTTTGAACACTGGCAGGATTTTTTGA